In Halictus rubicundus isolate RS-2024b chromosome 5, iyHalRubi1_principal, whole genome shotgun sequence, one genomic interval encodes:
- the Trbd gene encoding ubiquitin thioesterase trabid isoform X1 — translation MSNRLEERESKWTCEYCTYENWPSSLKCTMCRSAKPLLGEDIYRLRDPSPQRSGSNVASGPVTHLSPTDSYNLSPQNYSQNVPSGGKWSCAMCTYLNYQNTTRCVQCGNKKPMGLNQSIHSIASNLHEHLAPLRLGDPPPNSGSIPPPINLHPEKFYNLQTNLHPGKWSCLVCTYENWPKATKCVMCGNPKEKDRRDKSTNNVGVILPSPERDHGQRNLPSPPHVPYIHQTQRDENMAVGRRSSHRYPDSRNDNLSTPQSPNNCDYERRLKQLKRHTDWCWLNACLGIVEGDNAPVEAYLASGGDPARQLTHSEVLLLNRSSAFDVGHTLVHLAIRFQREDILATLLSQIEGSGSGVKRVPSYVAPDLAAQIRRHVTNSIRLCKGSFPCYFVTDIATFALPAEVEDLPSIVQEQLLEELLDKEAQQQLEGGCGEPPALNWSLEITERLGSRLHALWNRSAGDCLLDSAMQATWGVFDRDNALRRALADSLQQAGQFFYPRWREYEASQASRMLDFTLEETQWQEDWESLLATAAQPGSALEQLHVFALAHILRRPIIVYGVKYVKSFRGEDIGYARFEGVYLPLLWEPSFCIRSPIALGYTRGHFTALVPIEPYASSRIPPISSHGGVGLVGGNSPLQQLQIEMQTTFMPLMDREHKLLPIHFLSSEEVGREETILKEWLDVCRTEGGVLVAQQKLHKRPLLVAQMLEEWLNHYRRLAQTNNAPFLRPPVLQDYSSDGDTEDE, via the exons ATGAGTAACAGGCTTGAAGAACGAGAGTCGAAATGGACCTGTGAATATTGTACATATGAAAACTGGCCTTCTTCTTTGAAATGCACAATGTGCAGAAGCGCCAAGCCTTTATTAGGGGAGGATATTTACCGTCTAAGGGATCCGAGTCCACAAAGATCTGGATCGAACGTCGCGTCTGGTCCAGTAACACATTTAAGTCCTACGGATTCTTATAATCTTAGTCCTCAGAATTATAGTCAGAATGTACCATCGGGTGGAAAGTGGTCTTGTGCAATGTGTACCTATCTTAACTATCAAAATACCACACGTTGTGTTCAGTGTGGAAATAAAAAACCCATGGGTCTCAATCAGTCTATACACTCCATAGCTTCAAATTTGCATGAACATCTAGCACCCCTTAGGCTAGGAGATCCGCCACCAAATTCAGGATCTATACCTCCTCCAATAAATTTACACCCGGAAAAATTTTACAACTTACAAACTAATTTGCATCCTGGAAAGTGGTCTTGTCTCGTGTGTACTTATGAAAATTGGCCAAAAGCTACGAAGTGCGTGATGTGTGGTAATCCTAAAGAAAAAGACAGAAGAGATAAAAGTACCAATAATGTGGGTGTTATTTTGCCAAGTCCAGAAAGAGATCATGGTCAACGCAACTTACCTTCTCCGCCGCACGTACCGTATATTCATCAAACTCAAAGGGATGAGAATATGGCTGTAGGACGAAG GAGCTCGCATAGATATCCTGATAGCAGGAATGACAATTTATCGACTCCTCAATCTCCTAATAATTGTGACTATGAACGTAGATTAAAGCAGCTAAAGCGTCATACTGATTGGTGCTGGTTAAACGCATGTCTTGGCATTGTGGAAGGCGACAATGCTCCTGTCGAGGCTTATTTGGCAAGCGGAGGTGATCCTGCTCGTCAGTTGACGCACTCAGAAGTTCTGCTTCTAAATAGAAGTAGCGCTTTCGATGTCGGGCATACTCTAGTACATTTAGCAATTAG ATTTCAAAGAGAAGATATTCTAGCAACATTATTATCACAAATTGAAGGTTCAGGTTCTGGAGTAAAAAGGGTACCAAGTTATGTTGCACCAGATTTGGCTGCTCAAATACGCCGACACGTCACCAATAGTATCCGGTTATGCAAGGGTTCCTTTCCATGTTATTTTGTCACTGATATAGCTACATTCGCTTTGCCTGCTGAG GTAGAAGATTTACCAAGTATTGTACAGGAGCAACTATTGGAGGAGTTATTAGATAAGGAAGCTCAACAGCAATTAGAAGGTGGTTGCGGAGAACCACCAGCACTAAATTGGTCTTTAGAAATTACCGAGCGTTTAGGAAGTCGTCTGCACGCGCTTTGGAATAGATCTGCTGGAGACTGTTTATTAGATTCTGCAATGCAAGCTACTTGGGGAGTTTTTGACCGAGACAATGCTTTAAGGAGAGCTCTGGCTGATTCCTTGCAACAAGCTGGTCAATT CTTTTATCCCCGATGGAGGGAGTATGAGGCATCTCAAGCGTCTCGAATGTTAGATTTTACATTAGAAGAGACCCAATGGCAAGAAGATTGGGAAAGTTTATTGGCAACTGCTGCGCAGCCAGGAAGCGCGTTGGAACAATTACATGTATTCGCTCTCGCCCACATTTTAAGACGACCTATTATTGTTTATGGGGTTAAATATGTTAAAAGTTTCCGGGGTGAAGACATAG GATACGCAAGATTCGAAGGTGTTTACCTTCCACTTTTATGGGAACCATCGTTTTGTATTCGATCGCCTATTGCTTTGGGTTATACGCGGGGTCACTTTACAGCTCTCGTACCTATCGAACCATACGCGTCGTCTAGGATACCACCAATCTCATCGCACGGTGGCGTAGGATTAGTCGGCGGCAATAGTCCACTTCAGCAGTTGCAAATCGAGATGCAGACAACGTTTATGCCGTTGATGGACCGTGAACACAAACTGTTGCCAATCCATTTCTTGAGTTCGGAGGAAGTAGGTCGGGAGGAGACCATTTTGAAGGAGTGGCTCGACGTATGCAGAACTGAGGGTGGTGTACTTGTTGCGCAACAAAAACTTCATAAAAGACCTTTACTCGTAGCACAAATGTTAGAGGAATGGTTGAATCATTATCGAAGACTCGC TCAAACGAACAATGCACCCTTTCTGAGACCGCCCGTTCTACAAGATTACAGCAGCGACGGGGACACGGAGGACGAATAA
- the Trbd gene encoding ubiquitin thioesterase trabid isoform X4, which translates to MAVGRRSSHRYPDSRNDNLSTPQSPNNCDYERRLKQLKRHTDWCWLNACLGIVEGDNAPVEAYLASGGDPARQLTHSEVLLLNRSSAFDVGHTLVHLAIRFQREDILATLLSQIEGSGSGVKRVPSYVAPDLAAQIRRHVTNSIRLCKGSFPCYFVTDIATFALPAEVEDLPSIVQEQLLEELLDKEAQQQLEGGCGEPPALNWSLEITERLGSRLHALWNRSAGDCLLDSAMQATWGVFDRDNALRRALADSLQQAGQFFYPRWREYEASQASRMLDFTLEETQWQEDWESLLATAAQPGSALEQLHVFALAHILRRPIIVYGVKYVKSFRGEDIGYARFEGVYLPLLWEPSFCIRSPIALGYTRGHFTALVPIEPYASSRIPPISSHGGVGLVGGNSPLQQLQIEMQTTFMPLMDREHKLLPIHFLSSEEVGREETILKEWLDVCRTEGGVLVAQQKLHKRPLLVAQMLEEWLNHYRRLAQTNNAPFLRPPVLQDYSSDGDTEDE; encoded by the exons ATGGCTGTAGGACGAAG GAGCTCGCATAGATATCCTGATAGCAGGAATGACAATTTATCGACTCCTCAATCTCCTAATAATTGTGACTATGAACGTAGATTAAAGCAGCTAAAGCGTCATACTGATTGGTGCTGGTTAAACGCATGTCTTGGCATTGTGGAAGGCGACAATGCTCCTGTCGAGGCTTATTTGGCAAGCGGAGGTGATCCTGCTCGTCAGTTGACGCACTCAGAAGTTCTGCTTCTAAATAGAAGTAGCGCTTTCGATGTCGGGCATACTCTAGTACATTTAGCAATTAG ATTTCAAAGAGAAGATATTCTAGCAACATTATTATCACAAATTGAAGGTTCAGGTTCTGGAGTAAAAAGGGTACCAAGTTATGTTGCACCAGATTTGGCTGCTCAAATACGCCGACACGTCACCAATAGTATCCGGTTATGCAAGGGTTCCTTTCCATGTTATTTTGTCACTGATATAGCTACATTCGCTTTGCCTGCTGAG GTAGAAGATTTACCAAGTATTGTACAGGAGCAACTATTGGAGGAGTTATTAGATAAGGAAGCTCAACAGCAATTAGAAGGTGGTTGCGGAGAACCACCAGCACTAAATTGGTCTTTAGAAATTACCGAGCGTTTAGGAAGTCGTCTGCACGCGCTTTGGAATAGATCTGCTGGAGACTGTTTATTAGATTCTGCAATGCAAGCTACTTGGGGAGTTTTTGACCGAGACAATGCTTTAAGGAGAGCTCTGGCTGATTCCTTGCAACAAGCTGGTCAATT CTTTTATCCCCGATGGAGGGAGTATGAGGCATCTCAAGCGTCTCGAATGTTAGATTTTACATTAGAAGAGACCCAATGGCAAGAAGATTGGGAAAGTTTATTGGCAACTGCTGCGCAGCCAGGAAGCGCGTTGGAACAATTACATGTATTCGCTCTCGCCCACATTTTAAGACGACCTATTATTGTTTATGGGGTTAAATATGTTAAAAGTTTCCGGGGTGAAGACATAG GATACGCAAGATTCGAAGGTGTTTACCTTCCACTTTTATGGGAACCATCGTTTTGTATTCGATCGCCTATTGCTTTGGGTTATACGCGGGGTCACTTTACAGCTCTCGTACCTATCGAACCATACGCGTCGTCTAGGATACCACCAATCTCATCGCACGGTGGCGTAGGATTAGTCGGCGGCAATAGTCCACTTCAGCAGTTGCAAATCGAGATGCAGACAACGTTTATGCCGTTGATGGACCGTGAACACAAACTGTTGCCAATCCATTTCTTGAGTTCGGAGGAAGTAGGTCGGGAGGAGACCATTTTGAAGGAGTGGCTCGACGTATGCAGAACTGAGGGTGGTGTACTTGTTGCGCAACAAAAACTTCATAAAAGACCTTTACTCGTAGCACAAATGTTAGAGGAATGGTTGAATCATTATCGAAGACTCGC TCAAACGAACAATGCACCCTTTCTGAGACCGCCCGTTCTACAAGATTACAGCAGCGACGGGGACACGGAGGACGAATAA
- the Trbd gene encoding ubiquitin thioesterase trabid isoform X2 has product MSNRLEERESKWTCEYCTYENWPSSLKCTMCRSAKPLLGEDIYRLRDPSPQRSGSNVASGPVTHLSPTDSYNLSPQNYSQNVPSGGKWSCAMCTYLNYQNTTRCVQCGNKKPMGLNQSIHSIASNLHEHLAPLRLGDPPPNSGSIPPPINLHPEKFYNLQTNLHPGKWSCLVCTYENWPKATKCVMCGNPKEKDRRDKSTNNVGVILPSPERDHGQRNLPSPPHVPYIHQTQRDENMAVGRRYPDSRNDNLSTPQSPNNCDYERRLKQLKRHTDWCWLNACLGIVEGDNAPVEAYLASGGDPARQLTHSEVLLLNRSSAFDVGHTLVHLAIRFQREDILATLLSQIEGSGSGVKRVPSYVAPDLAAQIRRHVTNSIRLCKGSFPCYFVTDIATFALPAEVEDLPSIVQEQLLEELLDKEAQQQLEGGCGEPPALNWSLEITERLGSRLHALWNRSAGDCLLDSAMQATWGVFDRDNALRRALADSLQQAGQFFYPRWREYEASQASRMLDFTLEETQWQEDWESLLATAAQPGSALEQLHVFALAHILRRPIIVYGVKYVKSFRGEDIGYARFEGVYLPLLWEPSFCIRSPIALGYTRGHFTALVPIEPYASSRIPPISSHGGVGLVGGNSPLQQLQIEMQTTFMPLMDREHKLLPIHFLSSEEVGREETILKEWLDVCRTEGGVLVAQQKLHKRPLLVAQMLEEWLNHYRRLAQTNNAPFLRPPVLQDYSSDGDTEDE; this is encoded by the exons ATGAGTAACAGGCTTGAAGAACGAGAGTCGAAATGGACCTGTGAATATTGTACATATGAAAACTGGCCTTCTTCTTTGAAATGCACAATGTGCAGAAGCGCCAAGCCTTTATTAGGGGAGGATATTTACCGTCTAAGGGATCCGAGTCCACAAAGATCTGGATCGAACGTCGCGTCTGGTCCAGTAACACATTTAAGTCCTACGGATTCTTATAATCTTAGTCCTCAGAATTATAGTCAGAATGTACCATCGGGTGGAAAGTGGTCTTGTGCAATGTGTACCTATCTTAACTATCAAAATACCACACGTTGTGTTCAGTGTGGAAATAAAAAACCCATGGGTCTCAATCAGTCTATACACTCCATAGCTTCAAATTTGCATGAACATCTAGCACCCCTTAGGCTAGGAGATCCGCCACCAAATTCAGGATCTATACCTCCTCCAATAAATTTACACCCGGAAAAATTTTACAACTTACAAACTAATTTGCATCCTGGAAAGTGGTCTTGTCTCGTGTGTACTTATGAAAATTGGCCAAAAGCTACGAAGTGCGTGATGTGTGGTAATCCTAAAGAAAAAGACAGAAGAGATAAAAGTACCAATAATGTGGGTGTTATTTTGCCAAGTCCAGAAAGAGATCATGGTCAACGCAACTTACCTTCTCCGCCGCACGTACCGTATATTCATCAAACTCAAAGGGATGAGAATATGGCTGTAGGACGAAG ATATCCTGATAGCAGGAATGACAATTTATCGACTCCTCAATCTCCTAATAATTGTGACTATGAACGTAGATTAAAGCAGCTAAAGCGTCATACTGATTGGTGCTGGTTAAACGCATGTCTTGGCATTGTGGAAGGCGACAATGCTCCTGTCGAGGCTTATTTGGCAAGCGGAGGTGATCCTGCTCGTCAGTTGACGCACTCAGAAGTTCTGCTTCTAAATAGAAGTAGCGCTTTCGATGTCGGGCATACTCTAGTACATTTAGCAATTAG ATTTCAAAGAGAAGATATTCTAGCAACATTATTATCACAAATTGAAGGTTCAGGTTCTGGAGTAAAAAGGGTACCAAGTTATGTTGCACCAGATTTGGCTGCTCAAATACGCCGACACGTCACCAATAGTATCCGGTTATGCAAGGGTTCCTTTCCATGTTATTTTGTCACTGATATAGCTACATTCGCTTTGCCTGCTGAG GTAGAAGATTTACCAAGTATTGTACAGGAGCAACTATTGGAGGAGTTATTAGATAAGGAAGCTCAACAGCAATTAGAAGGTGGTTGCGGAGAACCACCAGCACTAAATTGGTCTTTAGAAATTACCGAGCGTTTAGGAAGTCGTCTGCACGCGCTTTGGAATAGATCTGCTGGAGACTGTTTATTAGATTCTGCAATGCAAGCTACTTGGGGAGTTTTTGACCGAGACAATGCTTTAAGGAGAGCTCTGGCTGATTCCTTGCAACAAGCTGGTCAATT CTTTTATCCCCGATGGAGGGAGTATGAGGCATCTCAAGCGTCTCGAATGTTAGATTTTACATTAGAAGAGACCCAATGGCAAGAAGATTGGGAAAGTTTATTGGCAACTGCTGCGCAGCCAGGAAGCGCGTTGGAACAATTACATGTATTCGCTCTCGCCCACATTTTAAGACGACCTATTATTGTTTATGGGGTTAAATATGTTAAAAGTTTCCGGGGTGAAGACATAG GATACGCAAGATTCGAAGGTGTTTACCTTCCACTTTTATGGGAACCATCGTTTTGTATTCGATCGCCTATTGCTTTGGGTTATACGCGGGGTCACTTTACAGCTCTCGTACCTATCGAACCATACGCGTCGTCTAGGATACCACCAATCTCATCGCACGGTGGCGTAGGATTAGTCGGCGGCAATAGTCCACTTCAGCAGTTGCAAATCGAGATGCAGACAACGTTTATGCCGTTGATGGACCGTGAACACAAACTGTTGCCAATCCATTTCTTGAGTTCGGAGGAAGTAGGTCGGGAGGAGACCATTTTGAAGGAGTGGCTCGACGTATGCAGAACTGAGGGTGGTGTACTTGTTGCGCAACAAAAACTTCATAAAAGACCTTTACTCGTAGCACAAATGTTAGAGGAATGGTTGAATCATTATCGAAGACTCGC TCAAACGAACAATGCACCCTTTCTGAGACCGCCCGTTCTACAAGATTACAGCAGCGACGGGGACACGGAGGACGAATAA
- the Trbd gene encoding ubiquitin thioesterase trabid isoform X3 has product MSNRLEERESKWTCEYCTYENWPSSLKCTMCRSAKPLLGEDIYRLRDPSPQRSGSNVASGPVTHLSPTDSYNLSPQNYSQNVPSGGKWSCAMCTYLNYQNTTRCVQCGNKKPMGLNQSIHSIASNLHEHLAPLRLGDPPPNSGSIPPPINLHPEKFYNLQTNLHPGKWSCLVCTYENWPKATKCVMCGNPKEKDRRDKSTNNVGVILPSPERDHGQRNLPSPPHVPYIHQTQRDENMAVGRRLKQLKRHTDWCWLNACLGIVEGDNAPVEAYLASGGDPARQLTHSEVLLLNRSSAFDVGHTLVHLAIRFQREDILATLLSQIEGSGSGVKRVPSYVAPDLAAQIRRHVTNSIRLCKGSFPCYFVTDIATFALPAEVEDLPSIVQEQLLEELLDKEAQQQLEGGCGEPPALNWSLEITERLGSRLHALWNRSAGDCLLDSAMQATWGVFDRDNALRRALADSLQQAGQFFYPRWREYEASQASRMLDFTLEETQWQEDWESLLATAAQPGSALEQLHVFALAHILRRPIIVYGVKYVKSFRGEDIGYARFEGVYLPLLWEPSFCIRSPIALGYTRGHFTALVPIEPYASSRIPPISSHGGVGLVGGNSPLQQLQIEMQTTFMPLMDREHKLLPIHFLSSEEVGREETILKEWLDVCRTEGGVLVAQQKLHKRPLLVAQMLEEWLNHYRRLAQTNNAPFLRPPVLQDYSSDGDTEDE; this is encoded by the exons ATGAGTAACAGGCTTGAAGAACGAGAGTCGAAATGGACCTGTGAATATTGTACATATGAAAACTGGCCTTCTTCTTTGAAATGCACAATGTGCAGAAGCGCCAAGCCTTTATTAGGGGAGGATATTTACCGTCTAAGGGATCCGAGTCCACAAAGATCTGGATCGAACGTCGCGTCTGGTCCAGTAACACATTTAAGTCCTACGGATTCTTATAATCTTAGTCCTCAGAATTATAGTCAGAATGTACCATCGGGTGGAAAGTGGTCTTGTGCAATGTGTACCTATCTTAACTATCAAAATACCACACGTTGTGTTCAGTGTGGAAATAAAAAACCCATGGGTCTCAATCAGTCTATACACTCCATAGCTTCAAATTTGCATGAACATCTAGCACCCCTTAGGCTAGGAGATCCGCCACCAAATTCAGGATCTATACCTCCTCCAATAAATTTACACCCGGAAAAATTTTACAACTTACAAACTAATTTGCATCCTGGAAAGTGGTCTTGTCTCGTGTGTACTTATGAAAATTGGCCAAAAGCTACGAAGTGCGTGATGTGTGGTAATCCTAAAGAAAAAGACAGAAGAGATAAAAGTACCAATAATGTGGGTGTTATTTTGCCAAGTCCAGAAAGAGATCATGGTCAACGCAACTTACCTTCTCCGCCGCACGTACCGTATATTCATCAAACTCAAAGGGATGAGAATATGGCTGTAGGACGAAG ATTAAAGCAGCTAAAGCGTCATACTGATTGGTGCTGGTTAAACGCATGTCTTGGCATTGTGGAAGGCGACAATGCTCCTGTCGAGGCTTATTTGGCAAGCGGAGGTGATCCTGCTCGTCAGTTGACGCACTCAGAAGTTCTGCTTCTAAATAGAAGTAGCGCTTTCGATGTCGGGCATACTCTAGTACATTTAGCAATTAG ATTTCAAAGAGAAGATATTCTAGCAACATTATTATCACAAATTGAAGGTTCAGGTTCTGGAGTAAAAAGGGTACCAAGTTATGTTGCACCAGATTTGGCTGCTCAAATACGCCGACACGTCACCAATAGTATCCGGTTATGCAAGGGTTCCTTTCCATGTTATTTTGTCACTGATATAGCTACATTCGCTTTGCCTGCTGAG GTAGAAGATTTACCAAGTATTGTACAGGAGCAACTATTGGAGGAGTTATTAGATAAGGAAGCTCAACAGCAATTAGAAGGTGGTTGCGGAGAACCACCAGCACTAAATTGGTCTTTAGAAATTACCGAGCGTTTAGGAAGTCGTCTGCACGCGCTTTGGAATAGATCTGCTGGAGACTGTTTATTAGATTCTGCAATGCAAGCTACTTGGGGAGTTTTTGACCGAGACAATGCTTTAAGGAGAGCTCTGGCTGATTCCTTGCAACAAGCTGGTCAATT CTTTTATCCCCGATGGAGGGAGTATGAGGCATCTCAAGCGTCTCGAATGTTAGATTTTACATTAGAAGAGACCCAATGGCAAGAAGATTGGGAAAGTTTATTGGCAACTGCTGCGCAGCCAGGAAGCGCGTTGGAACAATTACATGTATTCGCTCTCGCCCACATTTTAAGACGACCTATTATTGTTTATGGGGTTAAATATGTTAAAAGTTTCCGGGGTGAAGACATAG GATACGCAAGATTCGAAGGTGTTTACCTTCCACTTTTATGGGAACCATCGTTTTGTATTCGATCGCCTATTGCTTTGGGTTATACGCGGGGTCACTTTACAGCTCTCGTACCTATCGAACCATACGCGTCGTCTAGGATACCACCAATCTCATCGCACGGTGGCGTAGGATTAGTCGGCGGCAATAGTCCACTTCAGCAGTTGCAAATCGAGATGCAGACAACGTTTATGCCGTTGATGGACCGTGAACACAAACTGTTGCCAATCCATTTCTTGAGTTCGGAGGAAGTAGGTCGGGAGGAGACCATTTTGAAGGAGTGGCTCGACGTATGCAGAACTGAGGGTGGTGTACTTGTTGCGCAACAAAAACTTCATAAAAGACCTTTACTCGTAGCACAAATGTTAGAGGAATGGTTGAATCATTATCGAAGACTCGC TCAAACGAACAATGCACCCTTTCTGAGACCGCCCGTTCTACAAGATTACAGCAGCGACGGGGACACGGAGGACGAATAA